In a single window of the Niabella ginsenosidivorans genome:
- a CDS encoding SDR family oxidoreductase, which yields MKIFVTGASGFVGSAVVRELISAGHQVIGLARSEKSANIVSEAGAEILLGKLEDLDLLKQGALNADGIIHMAFFHDFMLTNDFSQFMKAAEMDKNAINAMGETLIGTGKPIIVTSGMLGLPLINGFATEESTTQHSPRTSEATALALAEKGVNASVIRLAPSVHDKGDHGFIPFIISLARKNGVSAYPSEGTNRWCAVHRLDAARAFRSAIEKGIKGALYNVVGDTGIKLKTIATLIGETLNLPVTSLSGEALTKHFEWMSNFITMDSPATSFKTQEQLGWKPEHIGLLEDMQQNYF from the coding sequence ATGAAAATATTTGTAACAGGGGCTTCAGGATTCGTCGGCTCTGCAGTAGTCAGAGAGTTAATCAGCGCAGGGCATCAGGTAATTGGCTTAGCGCGTTCAGAAAAATCTGCAAATATTGTCAGCGAGGCAGGTGCGGAAATTTTGTTGGGAAAACTTGAAGATTTGGACCTTTTAAAACAAGGTGCTTTAAACGCTGATGGTATTATTCACATGGCATTTTTTCACGACTTTATGCTAACAAACGACTTTTCGCAATTTATGAAAGCTGCGGAAATGGACAAAAATGCCATCAATGCAATGGGCGAAACGCTGATCGGCACAGGCAAACCAATAATAGTAACTTCAGGAATGCTGGGCTTGCCCCTCATCAACGGATTTGCAACAGAAGAAAGCACCACGCAACATTCACCACGCACTTCGGAAGCTACCGCTTTGGCTTTGGCAGAAAAAGGCGTTAACGCTTCAGTTATTCGTTTAGCACCGTCTGTTCACGACAAAGGTGACCATGGTTTTATTCCGTTCATTATTTCGCTTGCCCGCAAAAATGGCGTTTCAGCTTATCCTTCCGAAGGAACGAATCGGTGGTGTGCCGTGCATCGTTTGGATGCTGCAAGGGCTTTCCGTTCAGCAATAGAAAAAGGCATCAAAGGAGCATTGTATAATGTTGTTGGCGACACAGGCATTAAACTTAAAACAATCGCAACATTAATTGGCGAAACGCTGAACCTGCCCGTTACATCTTTGTCGGGAGAAGCGCTTACAAAACATTTTGAATGGATGAGTAATTTCATCACAATGGATAGCCCTGCCACAAGTTTCAAAACACAAGAGCAATTAGGCTGGAAACCTGAACACATCGGTTTGTTGGAAGATATGCAACAGAATTATTTTTAA
- a CDS encoding helix-turn-helix domain-containing protein yields MEQRQPVRIRTISEFHRLRGLPKPEHPLISVIDYASVNRPANIDEVSWIFDFYQVSLKRGIDGKFKYGQQEYDFDFDEGVMFFIAPNQVFSITIDSHSATKRSGWMLLIHPDFFWNTSLAKNIRQYEFFDYSVNEALFLSNKEEKTLNGIIENIRQEYHSNIDKFSKQIIISHIEALLNYSERFYNRQFITREKASHQILERLENLLTDYFNNDDLTSKGLPTVQYIADTLNVSPKYLSSLLKVLTGQSTQQHIHEKLIEKAKEKLSTTNLSVSEIAYALGFEHSQSFSKLFKTKTSLSPLEFRQSFN; encoded by the coding sequence ATGGAGCAGCGGCAACCAGTAAGAATAAGAACGATCAGCGAATTTCACCGGTTAAGAGGTTTGCCTAAACCAGAACATCCGCTTATCAGCGTGATTGATTATGCTTCTGTTAACCGGCCTGCAAATATTGACGAAGTGAGTTGGATTTTTGATTTCTATCAGGTTTCGCTTAAGCGGGGAATTGACGGAAAATTCAAATATGGGCAGCAGGAATACGATTTTGATTTTGACGAGGGTGTAATGTTTTTTATAGCGCCCAACCAGGTTTTCAGCATTACAATTGACAGTCATTCAGCAACAAAACGTTCGGGCTGGATGTTGCTCATTCACCCCGATTTCTTTTGGAACACTTCGTTGGCGAAAAACATCAGGCAATATGAGTTTTTTGATTATTCCGTGAATGAAGCCTTGTTTCTGTCAAACAAAGAAGAAAAAACACTCAACGGAATTATAGAGAATATCCGGCAAGAGTATCATTCCAACATTGACAAATTCAGCAAACAAATTATCATTTCGCATATTGAAGCATTACTCAATTATTCTGAAAGGTTTTACAACCGTCAATTCATCACAAGAGAAAAAGCCAGCCATCAGATTTTGGAACGTTTGGAAAACTTATTGACTGATTATTTCAACAACGATGATTTGACTTCAAAAGGTTTGCCCACAGTTCAATACATTGCAGATACATTAAACGTTTCACCAAAGTATTTAAGCAGTTTACTTAAAGTGCTGACCGGGCAAAGCACACAGCAGCACATACACGAAAAGCTGATTGAAAAAGCAAAAGAAAAATTATCAACCACAAATCTTTCAGTAAGTGAAATTGCTTATGCATTAGGATTTGAACATTCCCAATCGTTCAGCAAATTATTTAAAACAAAAACCAGTCTTTCGCCGTTGGAGTTCAGGCAATCATTTAATTGA
- a CDS encoding dihydrofolate reductase family protein, which produces MRKLILEEWVSLDGYVADREGNLDFFTRLSPEENTYSDQDQLRFLQTIDTILLGRKTYQLFADFWPTATTDQEVIADKLNGTKKMVFSNTLAVAPWGKWPDAEIVSGDAVPAIQHLKSLPGKNMVLWGSISLAQALMKENLIDEYHIQLCPVLTAGGRSLFTPEVNPKNLKLAEVRQYNTGMIFLNYQPMSS; this is translated from the coding sequence ATGCGAAAACTGATTTTAGAGGAATGGGTGTCCTTAGACGGATATGTTGCCGACAGGGAAGGAAATCTGGATTTTTTTACCCGGCTGTCGCCTGAAGAAAATACGTATTCAGATCAGGACCAGCTACGGTTTCTGCAAACTATTGATACCATCTTGCTGGGCCGCAAAACCTATCAGCTCTTTGCTGACTTCTGGCCAACGGCGACCACTGACCAGGAAGTTATTGCTGACAAGCTGAACGGGACAAAAAAGATGGTCTTTTCCAATACCCTTGCAGTAGCTCCCTGGGGCAAATGGCCGGATGCGGAAATCGTCAGCGGCGATGCCGTTCCGGCCATTCAGCATCTTAAGTCATTACCGGGTAAGAACATGGTTTTATGGGGAAGCATTTCCCTTGCACAGGCATTAATGAAGGAAAATCTTATTGATGAATATCACATCCAGCTTTGCCCTGTATTAACTGCCGGAGGTAGAAGCCTTTTTACCCCGGAAGTAAATCCGAAAAATTTAAAACTTGCCGAAGTGAGGCAATACAATACCGGGATGATCTTTTTAAACTACCAACCCATGTCCTCATAA
- a CDS encoding YciI family protein, translated as MMKEFLLLFRADYKSMPKESPEEMQATTQKWMNWFAGIAAQNKFVGGTHLNDSGKVVRNGDVILDGPYAEIKESIMGYTLIKAASLDEATALVKDCPILAFGGNVEIRETPDCGFSEEKNM; from the coding sequence ATGATGAAAGAATTCTTATTATTATTCAGGGCAGACTATAAGTCTATGCCGAAAGAATCGCCGGAAGAAATGCAGGCAACTACGCAGAAATGGATGAACTGGTTTGCCGGGATTGCAGCCCAGAACAAATTTGTGGGAGGCACCCACCTGAATGATTCCGGGAAAGTGGTAAGAAATGGCGATGTGATCTTAGACGGGCCATACGCTGAAATCAAAGAATCCATTATGGGCTATACCCTTATTAAAGCGGCATCGCTTGATGAAGCTACGGCATTAGTAAAAGATTGCCCGATCCTTGCTTTCGGAGGTAATGTAGAGATCCGGGAAACGCCCGATTGCGGTTTTAGTGAAGAAAAAAATATGTAA
- a CDS encoding RNA polymerase sigma factor, with protein MKHIEIAEDIASDTFLKASESWAVQGIPANPTAWLYTVAKNKTKDYFKHIAVFETQIQEAMRPTGIETEQEYEFSSQNISDSQLAMIFAVCNSSNSIGAQICLALQILCGFSVEEIANAFLAKPETIKKRLQRARTNLRNDHFQISVLSEAEIKLRLDTVLKTLYLLFNEGYFSKTNNLIIRKDLCSEAIRLALVLTGNALTDTPETKALLALMCFQSSRLAARTNDSGEAILFDEQDKNLWDKALIEKGNYYLINACKGNEISKYHLEAAIAYWHTTPTDQNKWQHILGLYDQLVTIEYSPITALNKLFAYAKVHGHAGAITEAEKLNLAGNSYYHGLLGYLYAGTDADKAILHYEETIKLTKSQMEKQTLQKQIKKLRKKRAAGDRI; from the coding sequence TTGAAACATATTGAAATAGCAGAAGACATCGCCAGCGATACCTTCCTGAAAGCATCTGAAAGCTGGGCTGTTCAGGGAATACCAGCCAACCCGACCGCATGGCTTTATACCGTTGCAAAGAATAAAACCAAAGATTATTTCAAACACATCGCTGTTTTTGAAACTCAAATCCAGGAAGCGATGAGGCCAACCGGAATTGAAACAGAACAGGAGTATGAGTTTAGCAGCCAAAACATTTCAGACAGTCAGTTAGCCATGATCTTTGCGGTTTGCAATTCATCAAATTCTATCGGAGCACAAATTTGCCTGGCACTTCAAATCCTTTGCGGCTTCAGCGTGGAAGAAATTGCCAATGCTTTTCTTGCAAAACCGGAAACTATAAAAAAACGTTTGCAAAGAGCACGGACCAATCTTCGGAATGATCATTTTCAGATATCCGTTTTAAGTGAAGCTGAAATCAAATTGAGATTAGACACTGTTTTAAAGACTTTATACCTGCTTTTTAACGAAGGTTATTTTTCAAAAACCAACAACCTGATCATTAGAAAGGACCTTTGCTCAGAAGCAATCAGGCTGGCATTGGTGTTGACAGGAAATGCATTAACCGATACTCCGGAAACAAAAGCTTTGCTGGCTTTAATGTGTTTTCAAAGTTCACGGCTTGCGGCAAGGACAAACGATTCCGGCGAGGCCATCCTTTTTGATGAGCAGGACAAAAATTTGTGGGATAAGGCCTTAATTGAAAAAGGCAATTACTATTTGATAAACGCGTGCAAAGGAAATGAAATTTCAAAATATCATTTGGAAGCAGCCATTGCTTATTGGCACACCACGCCAACGGATCAGAACAAATGGCAACACATCCTTGGCTTGTATGATCAACTGGTTACTATTGAATATTCCCCTATAACAGCATTGAACAAACTATTTGCATATGCTAAAGTTCACGGGCATGCCGGCGCCATAACCGAAGCTGAAAAATTAAACCTTGCCGGAAACAGCTATTATCACGGACTATTAGGCTATTTGTATGCAGGTACAGATGCTGATAAGGCAATCCTGCATTACGAAGAAACCATTAAACTGACAAAATCACAAATGGAAAAACAAACTTTGCAGAAGCAAATTAAAAAGCTAAGGAAGAAAAGAGCAGCAGGTGACAGAATTTGA
- a CDS encoding M20/M25/M40 family metallo-hydrolase, producing the protein MRKILLWLLIILAVLIGFVLIKTFTYSFKKIPVNQAEAVNISRDDSAIYRFSGGLKIPTVSTGELGDFDYTSFDAFKRYLRNNYPLVYQQTENYEVNGYGLVFKWKGTNPALKPILFLSHMDVVPPGDAPVKNKEEQIFRLQDKAVPAVTAVAKEWDYPPFSGAVANGRIYGRGALDMKGMLFSLMESMTRLIKEGYAPKRDIYLAFGFDEEVGGRKGAVKIAEDFKKKGLEFDAVYDEGGVILEKGSIGGIDTDVALIGCAEKGFLSARIKVKGLGGHSSMPPLESAIGKAAILMQRLEDNQMKPVITPLIQEFFNNVGGTMSFTTRLAIANKWLLKKALLSQLTKNNSTNALVRTTTALTMMKGSDGTNVLSPEVSFVVNFRLLPGNTVKEVKEHIANATKGFDVEVEEIDNTREASAVSQTSTKAYQMIEAGIQKVFPGVLTTPYLTVGGTDAYKYQIVSKNIYRFIPFKINSAEQQSIHSTNEYISIGNYEKMIYYFKYIMQNYDN; encoded by the coding sequence GTGAGAAAAATCCTTTTATGGTTGTTAATCATTCTGGCTGTTTTAATCGGTTTTGTCCTGATTAAAACCTTTACCTATTCATTTAAAAAAATACCGGTAAACCAGGCTGAAGCGGTGAATATATCAAGAGATGATTCAGCCATTTACCGCTTTTCCGGGGGTCTAAAAATTCCGACAGTCTCTACGGGCGAACTGGGCGATTTTGATTATACCAGCTTTGATGCGTTCAAAAGATATCTGAGAAATAATTATCCTTTAGTGTATCAGCAAACGGAAAACTATGAGGTGAACGGTTATGGATTGGTTTTTAAATGGAAGGGCACCAACCCTGCCCTGAAACCCATTTTGTTTTTATCGCATATGGATGTGGTTCCTCCCGGAGATGCTCCCGTTAAAAATAAGGAAGAACAGATCTTCAGACTCCAGGATAAGGCAGTACCGGCTGTGACAGCAGTAGCCAAAGAATGGGATTATCCGCCCTTTTCAGGGGCGGTTGCCAATGGGCGGATCTATGGAAGAGGAGCCCTGGATATGAAGGGAATGCTTTTTTCTTTAATGGAATCAATGACCCGCTTGATAAAAGAAGGGTATGCCCCTAAGCGGGATATTTATCTGGCCTTTGGCTTTGATGAAGAAGTCGGGGGAAGAAAAGGAGCCGTAAAAATTGCAGAGGACTTTAAAAAAAAAGGATTGGAATTTGATGCGGTTTATGATGAAGGAGGCGTAATATTAGAAAAGGGAAGTATCGGCGGGATAGATACTGATGTTGCATTGATCGGTTGTGCGGAGAAAGGGTTTTTATCTGCAAGGATAAAAGTTAAAGGCCTGGGCGGGCATTCTTCCATGCCCCCTCTGGAAAGCGCCATTGGTAAGGCGGCTATCCTCATGCAGCGATTAGAAGATAACCAGATGAAGCCGGTCATTACCCCGCTTATACAGGAGTTTTTTAATAATGTTGGCGGCACTATGTCCTTTACCACCCGGCTGGCTATTGCCAACAAATGGCTTTTAAAAAAAGCATTACTGTCTCAATTAACAAAGAATAATTCTACGAATGCATTGGTTCGTACTACCACCGCTTTAACCATGATGAAAGGAAGTGACGGTACTAATGTTCTTTCACCGGAAGTATCGTTTGTAGTTAATTTCAGGTTACTTCCCGGCAATACTGTTAAGGAGGTGAAAGAGCATATTGCAAACGCCACAAAAGGCTTTGATGTGGAGGTGGAAGAGATCGATAACACAAGAGAGGCTTCCGCTGTATCACAGACCAGCACTAAAGCCTATCAAATGATAGAGGCCGGCATTCAAAAGGTATTCCCTGGTGTTTTAACAACGCCCTATCTTACCGTAGGTGGAACAGATGCGTATAAATACCAGATTGTCAGCAAAAATATTTACCGGTTTATCCCCTTTAAAATTAATAGTGCTGAGCAACAAAGTATTCATAGTACGAACGAATACATCAGTATCGGAAATTATGAGAAAATGATTTATTATTTTAAATATATAATGCAAAATTATGACAACTAA
- a CDS encoding alpha-L-rhamnosidase-related protein yields the protein MKILLTFLACFTCAFPCFSNSPGYGIIHNKINKTISITTQNGLSAILIGYAEGCYIRKLLIKGENKLSSSGVYTGFITGSTAYTSKQLSTSPDVFTNANSAQITNITYGNGNNNVMETWNFVVTKKTIEWRITRQYTGTQVMEDIAFPKWNFAGLSVWKGGIIDNGGMVWCKYLSTINDTYGVHTGGTIYWNDKNGDALSIQGKALKGNYIATKYSHSPDNEFTSTQIVCTQPIRQRHNLSRFVHARPDVFAPVITTKGTISAQYTISYVDYFKTYNRGNLQNINAAAVRELLNTTARYGVVDNNIVGGNGWITNWKCLHEPFFAQVALAVADSNYTNNLAATLDQEVALALQPDGRVLSRWHNAPGDEIPGTFNDSTGYYEAMWGYTIDSQTGYVINVSGLFNLTGNLEWLKNHVRSCRKALDWLIRRDSNGNGIFEMMNNNISEAKCSDWTDIVWVSFENAFVNAQLYDALRKWAECERILGNMEAVTRYETIAQKLKEQFNRPVKDGGFWSEEKKQFVYWKDNDGSVHGDNLVTPVQFMAIATGLCDDKERIHKILHQIEERTVAENLFHWPLCFDSYKQEEVSGGNWPFPQYENGDIFPTWGYIGVQSYIHYDKQLALKYIINLLKQYEKDGLSFQRYSRATQKGSGTDILSGICTGITALYSDIYGIQPRWNRLVISPNLVPALYGTDFTYPLRGNDYKIQLNEKNYQVRFSSYTINYNTSFGIAGDNGSLRFYPGDQDKISLSVCNISKKGITLSVIDFNKKGINFGIKEKGRYNISLSGLTPGTAYPITINGSEKTVTAAKDGVIHITGYQIK from the coding sequence ATGAAAATATTATTAACGTTTCTTGCCTGTTTTACATGTGCATTCCCGTGTTTTTCAAATAGTCCCGGCTACGGCATTATTCATAACAAGATCAATAAGACCATAAGCATTACAACACAAAATGGTCTTTCGGCTATACTGATTGGTTATGCAGAGGGTTGTTATATCCGTAAGCTATTAATAAAAGGGGAAAACAAATTATCTTCTTCGGGTGTTTATACAGGTTTCATAACCGGTTCTACTGCTTATACTTCCAAGCAGCTTTCAACAAGTCCTGATGTTTTCACAAATGCAAACAGTGCACAAATCACTAATATTACTTACGGTAATGGCAACAATAACGTTATGGAAACCTGGAATTTCGTGGTCACAAAAAAAACAATAGAATGGAGGATCACAAGACAATATACGGGTACACAGGTAATGGAGGACATTGCATTCCCCAAATGGAATTTTGCTGGTCTTTCCGTTTGGAAAGGTGGCATTATTGATAACGGTGGCATGGTTTGGTGTAAATATTTAAGTACGATAAATGATACATATGGCGTGCATACAGGCGGCACTATATATTGGAATGACAAAAACGGCGATGCCCTCTCAATCCAGGGAAAGGCCTTAAAGGGGAATTATATCGCTACAAAATATTCGCATAGCCCCGATAATGAATTTACCAGTACGCAGATCGTCTGTACACAACCCATAAGACAACGGCATAATTTAAGCCGGTTTGTACACGCCCGGCCTGATGTATTTGCGCCGGTGATCACCACAAAAGGAACGATCAGTGCACAGTATACCATTAGCTATGTTGATTATTTTAAAACATACAACAGGGGAAACTTACAAAACATCAATGCCGCTGCGGTAAGAGAATTGCTAAATACAACTGCAAGATACGGTGTAGTGGATAATAACATTGTGGGCGGCAACGGATGGATCACCAACTGGAAATGCCTGCATGAGCCTTTTTTCGCGCAAGTGGCTTTAGCTGTTGCAGACAGCAATTATACCAACAATCTTGCTGCCACGCTGGACCAGGAAGTGGCTTTAGCCCTACAGCCCGATGGACGCGTACTATCGCGCTGGCACAATGCACCGGGGGATGAAATTCCGGGCACTTTTAATGACAGCACCGGTTATTACGAAGCCATGTGGGGCTATACCATCGATTCGCAAACAGGATATGTGATCAATGTTAGCGGGTTATTTAATCTTACAGGAAATCTGGAGTGGCTGAAGAATCATGTGCGCAGCTGCCGCAAAGCATTGGACTGGTTAATCCGTCGCGACAGCAATGGTAATGGCATTTTTGAAATGATGAATAACAATATCAGCGAAGCAAAATGCAGCGACTGGACGGATATCGTATGGGTTTCTTTTGAAAACGCTTTTGTAAATGCGCAGCTATACGATGCTTTAAGGAAATGGGCTGAATGTGAACGCATATTAGGCAATATGGAAGCGGTTACCAGATATGAAACCATTGCTCAAAAATTAAAAGAGCAGTTTAACAGACCCGTTAAAGATGGCGGCTTTTGGTCAGAAGAAAAAAAGCAATTTGTTTACTGGAAAGACAATGACGGTTCGGTACATGGCGATAACCTGGTAACTCCTGTTCAATTCATGGCTATTGCTACCGGGCTTTGTGATGATAAAGAGCGTATTCATAAAATCTTACACCAAATTGAAGAACGCACCGTGGCAGAAAATCTTTTTCACTGGCCTTTGTGTTTCGACTCATATAAGCAGGAAGAAGTTTCCGGTGGTAACTGGCCTTTTCCTCAATATGAAAACGGGGATATTTTCCCGACCTGGGGGTATATTGGCGTACAGTCTTATATTCATTACGACAAGCAACTTGCTTTAAAGTACATTATTAATCTTTTAAAGCAATACGAAAAGGATGGGCTTTCATTCCAACGCTACAGCAGGGCCACACAAAAGGGGTCAGGCACAGATATTTTATCAGGAATATGTACCGGCATTACCGCGTTGTATTCAGACATATACGGTATTCAGCCCCGGTGGAACCGCTTGGTTATTTCACCCAATTTAGTGCCCGCGCTTTACGGAACGGATTTTACATATCCGTTGCGGGGCAATGATTATAAAATACAGCTGAATGAAAAGAACTATCAGGTTCGTTTTTCTTCTTATACGATAAATTACAACACCAGCTTCGGCATAGCCGGAGATAATGGCAGTCTGAGGTTCTATCCCGGCGATCAGGATAAAATATCCTTATCTGTATGTAATATTTCTAAAAAAGGCATAACGCTTTCGGTTATTGATTTTAATAAGAAGGGAATAAATTTCGGCATAAAAGAAAAAGGCAGGTATAATATTTCCTTAAGCGGGCTTACTCCCGGTACAGCTTACCCAATAACAATTAACGGTTCTGAAAAAACAGTAACCGCTGCAAAAGACGGCGTCATACATATTACAGGATACCAGATAAAATAA
- a CDS encoding sugar phosphate isomerase/epimerase family protein, with amino-acid sequence MKLQILCPQWGQEELSVEDFIIKVKKAGYDGIDTWVPGNRSERNRLMRLLDQYGLMMVSHQHQAGGCTIDEFCRSFEYYLYLSAETHPVLINSHSGKDYFSLEDQCRLIDIAENFSLKYKIPVAHETHRGRMYYCPQNAKELFRLRPSVKLTADFSHWVCVTESYLENFGPILSEAIDKTIHVHARIGFPEGPQIPDPRSEHWKEPATKFMEWWRQIIINRKNKGAGTLTITCEFGPPPYMWTDSNNNPVASQWDVNMYMQQLLRKAFESTEV; translated from the coding sequence ATGAAACTTCAGATACTTTGCCCGCAATGGGGACAGGAGGAACTGTCTGTTGAAGATTTTATTATAAAAGTAAAAAAAGCAGGATATGACGGCATCGATACATGGGTGCCTGGAAACAGAAGTGAACGGAACAGGTTAATGCGGCTATTAGATCAATACGGCTTAATGATGGTAAGTCATCAGCACCAGGCAGGCGGCTGTACAATTGACGAATTTTGCAGGTCATTTGAATACTACCTGTATTTGTCTGCAGAAACCCATCCTGTTTTAATTAACTCACATTCCGGCAAAGATTATTTTTCACTGGAAGATCAATGTCGGCTAATTGATATTGCTGAAAATTTTTCTTTAAAATACAAGATCCCGGTTGCGCACGAAACACATCGTGGCAGGATGTATTATTGCCCGCAAAACGCAAAAGAATTATTCAGGCTGCGCCCCTCTGTAAAACTAACGGCAGACTTTTCACATTGGGTTTGTGTAACGGAAAGTTATTTGGAAAATTTCGGGCCAATCCTGTCTGAAGCAATCGATAAAACCATTCATGTGCATGCAAGGATAGGGTTTCCCGAGGGACCGCAAATACCCGATCCCCGTTCAGAGCATTGGAAAGAGCCTGCAACTAAATTTATGGAATGGTGGAGACAGATCATCATTAATAGAAAGAACAAAGGGGCCGGAACTTTAACCATCACCTGCGAGTTTGGCCCGCCGCCTTATATGTGGACGGACAGCAATAACAACCCTGTGGCATCTCAGTGGGATGTCAATATGTATATGCAGCAATTATTACGCAAAGCATTTGAAAGCACAGAAGTATAA
- a CDS encoding phytanoyl-CoA dioxygenase family protein yields the protein MNTDLTPEQIESYRQNGFLVIDDFLNNDELKFWREAVTEAVQDRNGRKMPSREVKVGEDDGINEDSDYFGKVFDQLLNLWQTNRKVKQIMLDERIGKMVAALAGWDGTRIWHDQALIKKPWANPTAWHLDTPFWSFSDRRALSIWVALDDATLENGCLYFIPGSYQHTTFEKLGIGKNMDAVFDVYPAFRKANSVAAPIKAGSCSFHNGLTIHGAGPNMTNGFRRAMTCAYMPDGATFNGIRNILSDEQVAALKVGDLLNDNAQNPLIYKK from the coding sequence ATGAACACAGATTTAACCCCTGAACAAATTGAAAGTTACCGTCAAAATGGTTTTTTGGTAATTGATGATTTTTTAAATAATGATGAGCTGAAGTTCTGGCGTGAAGCTGTAACTGAGGCTGTGCAGGATAGAAACGGAAGAAAAATGCCTTCCCGCGAAGTGAAAGTAGGAGAGGATGATGGCATTAATGAAGATAGCGACTACTTTGGAAAAGTATTTGACCAACTATTAAACCTTTGGCAGACCAATAGGAAGGTAAAGCAGATAATGCTTGATGAACGAATCGGCAAAATGGTGGCAGCACTTGCTGGTTGGGATGGAACACGTATCTGGCACGATCAGGCACTGATAAAAAAGCCCTGGGCAAACCCTACTGCATGGCACCTGGATACTCCTTTCTGGTCGTTCAGCGATCGCAGGGCATTGTCTATCTGGGTGGCGCTGGATGATGCTACATTAGAAAATGGCTGCCTCTATTTTATTCCTGGATCTTATCAGCATACAACATTTGAAAAATTAGGCATCGGGAAAAATATGGATGCTGTTTTTGATGTGTATCCTGCTTTCAGAAAAGCGAATTCAGTGGCGGCTCCCATAAAGGCCGGCAGTTGCTCCTTTCATAATGGTTTAACCATTCATGGCGCAGGCCCCAATATGACCAATGGTTTTCGTCGTGCCATGACCTGCGCTTATATGCCCGATGGCGCTACGTTTAATGGCATCCGGAATATATTAAGTGATGAACAGGTGGCTGCTTTAAAGGTGGGGGATCTGCTGAACGATAATGCTCAGAATCCGTTAATCTATAAGAAATAG
- a CDS encoding helix-turn-helix domain-containing protein: MSKSFFKYLSIGPLEEKWGLYATTVGYSKVEANENYPSGVHPQSHQLTWDRGRILNDYYLVFISKGMGNFCSAHTEPEKIEEGACFFLFPGIWHRYKPDVKSGWEEYWIGYHGSYADELMKQGFFNSRQPIVKVGLNKELLALFNRMLDLVKQSLVGYPQQLSGLLLQLLGQVNNAIITREYDNDPVARLISKAKFLMHQSFEKALNMEGLARELPMGYSAFRKKFKEVSGQSPQQYHQQLRLDRAKELLESTVLNIDEIADQTGFESVYYFSRLFKKKTGISPKNYRISFLKSIKEKMPA, from the coding sequence ATGAGTAAGAGTTTTTTTAAATATCTGTCAATAGGGCCCTTAGAGGAAAAGTGGGGATTGTATGCCACTACAGTAGGCTATTCTAAAGTGGAAGCAAATGAAAATTACCCATCCGGAGTGCATCCTCAGAGCCACCAGCTAACCTGGGACAGGGGAAGGATTTTGAATGATTATTACCTGGTATTTATCAGCAAAGGCATGGGCAATTTCTGTTCGGCACATACTGAACCGGAAAAAATAGAAGAAGGTGCCTGTTTTTTCCTTTTCCCTGGTATATGGCATCGTTATAAACCGGATGTAAAATCAGGATGGGAAGAATACTGGATAGGTTATCATGGTTCATATGCTGATGAGCTGATGAAGCAGGGATTTTTTAATTCCCGGCAACCCATTGTTAAAGTAGGCTTGAATAAAGAGTTATTGGCACTCTTCAACAGAATGTTGGATTTGGTAAAGCAATCATTGGTGGGTTACCCGCAGCAATTGTCCGGATTATTATTGCAACTGTTGGGTCAGGTAAATAATGCCATTATTACCAGGGAATATGACAATGACCCGGTTGCGAGGTTGATTTCTAAGGCTAAATTTTTAATGCATCAGTCATTTGAAAAGGCTTTAAACATGGAAGGCCTTGCCAGGGAACTGCCAATGGGTTATTCAGCATTCAGAAAAAAATTTAAAGAGGTCAGCGGGCAGTCGCCCCAGCAATATCATCAACAGTTAAGATTAGACCGGGCAAAGGAATTGCTGGAATCAACTGTGTTAAATATTGATGAAATAGCTGACCAGACTGGCTTTGAATCGGTTTATTATTTTTCCAGACTGTTTAAGAAAAAAACGGGTATTTCTCCAAAAAATTATCGCATCAGCTTTCTGAAATCAATAAAGGAAAAGATGCCGGCATAG